A single genomic interval of Festucalex cinctus isolate MCC-2025b unplaced genomic scaffold, RoL_Fcin_1.0 HiC_scaffold_404, whole genome shotgun sequence harbors:
- the LOC144011761 gene encoding serine/threonine-protein kinase WNK1-like isoform X4 — protein sequence MAKGTPEFMAPEMYEEKYDESVDVYAFGMCMLEMATSEYPYSECQNAAQIYRRVTRGVKPGSFDKVAIPEVKEIIEGCIRQNKDERYSIKDLLNHAFFQEDTGVRVELAEEDDGEMEAIKLWLRIEDIKKLKGKYKDNEAIEFSFDLCKDVPDDVAQEMVESGYVCEGDHKTIAKAIKDRVSLISHKRAQRQQVREDQETRSIEEEQMCQIQTAQQPSHPPSKDLPLSQSVPAAHVPPPQATQHSTPMPAPTASQQNLPSATYNTSQPTQLMGLTQGVSYVPQSTGPVSIQSQSMATSQPESEEPEADQHQHSGGVAHIGDRPTGSSVLAAEAQPAQPGLSSCAPPTQQLQPQVPCPQTQNDQMQQQHHVSVVQPQMPGIQADLVPTLQSSQSVPVAPQQYGVYYQPSLPRKIPTQQVMMPQSSQSSPPPPLQQQQPENNSVIQSSALTQAQAATQPLQSWASSPNSFILSPPPNAEHLFFLYQASCLSALQGSASQSTSAEQPAAASSLVPPTVESCFSDAASGLSDGNDGSSTSGGRHEGRSLKRYQRRSVRSRSRHDKGTKAKLNVISISNAGDRVAECQLETHNRKMVTFRFDLDGDNPEEIAQIMVIYFSF from the exons ATGGCTAAAG GTACCCCTGAGTTCATGGCGCCTGAGATGTATGAGGAGAAGTACGACGAGTCAGTGGATGTGTATGCCTTTGGAATGTGCATGCTGGAGATGGCCACCTCAGAGTACCCTTACTCAGAGTGCCAGAATGCTGCACAGATCTACCGCAGAGTGACCAGG GGGGTGAAGCCGGGCAGCTTTGACAAAGTGGCCATTCCTGAGGTCAAGGAGATCATCGAGGGATGCATTCGCCAGAACAAGGATGAGAG GTACTCAATCAAGGACCTCCTGAATCATGCCTTCTTCCAGGAAGACACAGGTGTGCGTGTGGAGCTGGCTGAAGAGGATGATGGCGAGATGGAAGCAATTAAGTTGTGGCTTAGAATTGAGGACATCAAGAAGTTAAAGGGAAAGTACAAAGACAATGAAGCGATTGAGTTTTCCTTTGACCTTTGCAAGGACGTCCCGGATGATGTGGCTCAGGAAATG GTTGAGTCCGGGTATGTATGCGAAGGTGACCACAAGACTATTGCAAAGGCCATCAAGGACAGAGTGTCTCTCATAAGTCACAAGAGAGCACAAAGACAGCAG GTCAGAGAAGATCAGGAGACGAGAAGTATTGAAGAAGAACAAATGTGTCAGATACAAACAGCTCAGCAACCCAGCCACCCACCAAGCAAAGACTTGCCTCTCTCCCAGTCGGTGCCAGCTGCCCATGTTCCTCCTCCGCAAGCCACCCAACACAGCACACCCATGCCAGCTCCGACAGCATCCCAGCAGAACCTTCCCAGTGCTACCTACAACACTTCTCAACCCACCCAGCTGATGGGCTTGACACAGGGGGTCTCTTATGTCCCCCAGTCGACTGGGCCAGTCTCAATTCAGAGTCAGAGTATGGCCACCAGTCAGCCGGAGTCAGAGGAGCCTGAAGCTGACCAACATCAGCACAGTGGCGGAG TGGCACACATAGGCGACAGACCAACTGGTTCCTCTGTCCTCGCTGCCGAAGCTCAGCCTGCTCAGCCCGGATTGTCGTCCTGCGCTCCCCCCACTCAACAGCTTCAGCCCCAAGTGCCATGCCCGCAGACACAAAATGACCAAATGCAGCAGCAGCACCATGTGTCAGTG GTTCAACCTCAGATGCCAGGTATCCAAGCTGATCTTGTCCCCACTCTTCAAAGCAGCCAGTCTGTCCCAGTGGCACCACAGCAG TATGGAGTATACTACCAACCATCACTACCCCGTAAG ATTCCCACCCAACAAGTGATGATGCCTCAATCTTCTCAGTCGTCCCCTCCGCCAccgctgcagcagcagcagccagaGAACAACTCTGTCATTCAAAGCTCCGCGTTAACACAGGCACAGGCTGCAACTCAACCGTTACAG TCTTGGGCCAGTAGTCCAAATTCTTTTATCCTGTCTCCGCCACCCAATGCAGAGCATCTATTCTTCCTCTATCAGGCATCTTGTCTCTCTGCCCTGCAG GGCTCTGCCTCTCAGTCAACATCAGCTGAGCAGCCAGCAGCGGCCTCCTCTCTCGTTCCGCCGACTGTGGAAAG CTGTTTTTCAGATGCAGCTTCAGGTCTAAGTGACGGCAATGATGGCTCTTCAACATCAGGAGGCCGCCACGAGGGCCGCTCACTGAAGCGGTACCAGCGACGGTCCGTCCGCAGCCGCTCTCGGCATGACAAGGGCACCAAGGCCAAACTGAATGTTATAAGT atctCAAATGCAGGAGACAGAGTGGCAGAGTGCCAGCTGGAAACGCACAACAGGAAAATGGTGACTTTCAGATTTGATCTTGATGGCGATAATCCAGAGGAGATTGCACAGATAATGgtaatttatttttccttttaa
- the LOC144011761 gene encoding serine/threonine-protein kinase WNK1-like isoform X3 produces the protein MLKGLQHPNIVRFYDSWEGPSKGKKCIVLVTELMTSGTLKTYLKRFKVMKIKVLRSWCRQILKGLHFLHTRAPPIIHRDLKCDNIFITGPTGSVKIGDLGLATLKRASFAKSVIGTPEFMAPEMYEEKYDESVDVYAFGMCMLEMATSEYPYSECQNAAQIYRRVTRGVKPGSFDKVAIPEVKEIIEGCIRQNKDERYSIKDLLNHAFFQEDTGVRVELAEEDDGEMEAIKLWLRIEDIKKLKGKYKDNEAIEFSFDLCKDVPDDVAQEMVESGYVCEGDHKTIAKAIKDRVSLISHKRAQRQQVREDQETRSIEEEQMCQIQTAQQPSHPPSKDLPLSQSVPAAHVPPPQATQHSTPMPAPTASQQNLPSATYNTSQPTQLMGLTQGVSYVPQSTGPVSIQSQSMATSQPESEEPEADQHQHSGGVAHIGDRPTGSSVLAAEAQPAQPGLSSCAPPTQQLQPQVPCPQTQNDQMQQQHHVSVVQPQMPGIQADLVPTLQSSQSVPVAPQQYGVYYQPSLPRKIPTQQVMMPQSSQSSPPPPLQQQQPENNSVIQSSALTQAQAATQPLQGSASQSTSAEQPAAASSLVPPTVESCFSDAASGLSDGNDGSSTSGGRHEGRSLKRYQRRSVRSRSRHDKGTKAKLNVISISNAGDRVAECQLETHNRKMVTFRFDLDGDNPEEIAQIMVIYFSF, from the exons ATGCTGAAGGGCCTCCAACATCCCAACATTGTCCGCTTTTACGACTCCTGGGAGGGACCCTCCAAGGGCAAGAAGTGCATTGTTCTGGTTACTGAACTCATGACTTCTGGAACACTCAAAAC TTATTTGAAGAGGTTCAAGGTGATGAAGATTAAAGTGCTGAGAAGCTGGTGTCGACAGATCCTCAAGGGGCTCCACTTCCTTCATACTCGTGCACCTCCCATCATTCACCGTGACTTGAAGTGTGACAACATTTTCATCACGGGCCCAACGGGATCTGTAAAGATTGGAGACCTTGGACTGGCAACACTGAAGCGTGCATCTTTTGCCAAGAGTGTTATAG GTACCCCTGAGTTCATGGCGCCTGAGATGTATGAGGAGAAGTACGACGAGTCAGTGGATGTGTATGCCTTTGGAATGTGCATGCTGGAGATGGCCACCTCAGAGTACCCTTACTCAGAGTGCCAGAATGCTGCACAGATCTACCGCAGAGTGACCAGG GGGGTGAAGCCGGGCAGCTTTGACAAAGTGGCCATTCCTGAGGTCAAGGAGATCATCGAGGGATGCATTCGCCAGAACAAGGATGAGAG GTACTCAATCAAGGACCTCCTGAATCATGCCTTCTTCCAGGAAGACACAGGTGTGCGTGTGGAGCTGGCTGAAGAGGATGATGGCGAGATGGAAGCAATTAAGTTGTGGCTTAGAATTGAGGACATCAAGAAGTTAAAGGGAAAGTACAAAGACAATGAAGCGATTGAGTTTTCCTTTGACCTTTGCAAGGACGTCCCGGATGATGTGGCTCAGGAAATG GTTGAGTCCGGGTATGTATGCGAAGGTGACCACAAGACTATTGCAAAGGCCATCAAGGACAGAGTGTCTCTCATAAGTCACAAGAGAGCACAAAGACAGCAG GTCAGAGAAGATCAGGAGACGAGAAGTATTGAAGAAGAACAAATGTGTCAGATACAAACAGCTCAGCAACCCAGCCACCCACCAAGCAAAGACTTGCCTCTCTCCCAGTCGGTGCCAGCTGCCCATGTTCCTCCTCCGCAAGCCACCCAACACAGCACACCCATGCCAGCTCCGACAGCATCCCAGCAGAACCTTCCCAGTGCTACCTACAACACTTCTCAACCCACCCAGCTGATGGGCTTGACACAGGGGGTCTCTTATGTCCCCCAGTCGACTGGGCCAGTCTCAATTCAGAGTCAGAGTATGGCCACCAGTCAGCCGGAGTCAGAGGAGCCTGAAGCTGACCAACATCAGCACAGTGGCGGAG TGGCACACATAGGCGACAGACCAACTGGTTCCTCTGTCCTCGCTGCCGAAGCTCAGCCTGCTCAGCCCGGATTGTCGTCCTGCGCTCCCCCCACTCAACAGCTTCAGCCCCAAGTGCCATGCCCGCAGACACAAAATGACCAAATGCAGCAGCAGCACCATGTGTCAGTG GTTCAACCTCAGATGCCAGGTATCCAAGCTGATCTTGTCCCCACTCTTCAAAGCAGCCAGTCTGTCCCAGTGGCACCACAGCAG TATGGAGTATACTACCAACCATCACTACCCCGTAAG ATTCCCACCCAACAAGTGATGATGCCTCAATCTTCTCAGTCGTCCCCTCCGCCAccgctgcagcagcagcagccagaGAACAACTCTGTCATTCAAAGCTCCGCGTTAACACAGGCACAGGCTGCAACTCAACCGTTACAG GGCTCTGCCTCTCAGTCAACATCAGCTGAGCAGCCAGCAGCGGCCTCCTCTCTCGTTCCGCCGACTGTGGAAAG CTGTTTTTCAGATGCAGCTTCAGGTCTAAGTGACGGCAATGATGGCTCTTCAACATCAGGAGGCCGCCACGAGGGCCGCTCACTGAAGCGGTACCAGCGACGGTCCGTCCGCAGCCGCTCTCGGCATGACAAGGGCACCAAGGCCAAACTGAATGTTATAAGT atctCAAATGCAGGAGACAGAGTGGCAGAGTGCCAGCTGGAAACGCACAACAGGAAAATGGTGACTTTCAGATTTGATCTTGATGGCGATAATCCAGAGGAGATTGCACAGATAATGgtaatttatttttccttttaa
- the LOC144011761 gene encoding serine/threonine-protein kinase WNK1-like isoform X1 — translation MLKGLQHPNIVRFYDSWEGPSKGKKCIVLVTELMTSGTLKTYLKRFKVMKIKVLRSWCRQILKGLHFLHTRAPPIIHRDLKCDNIFITGPTGSVKIGDLGLATLKRASFAKSVIGTPEFMAPEMYEEKYDESVDVYAFGMCMLEMATSEYPYSECQNAAQIYRRVTRGVKPGSFDKVAIPEVKEIIEGCIRQNKDERYSIKDLLNHAFFQEDTGVRVELAEEDDGEMEAIKLWLRIEDIKKLKGKYKDNEAIEFSFDLCKDVPDDVAQEMVESGYVCEGDHKTIAKAIKDRVSLISHKRAQRQQVREDQETRSIEEEQMCQIQTAQQPSHPPSKDLPLSQSVPAAHVPPPQATQHSTPMPAPTASQQNLPSATYNTSQPTQLMGLTQGVSYVPQSTGPVSIQSQSMATSQPESEEPEADQHQHSGGVAHIGDRPTGSSVLAAEAQPAQPGLSSCAPPTQQLQPQVPCPQTQNDQMQQQHHVSVVQPQMPGIQADLVPTLQSSQSVPVAPQQYGVYYQPSLPRKIPTQQVMMPQSSQSSPPPPLQQQQPENNSVIQSSALTQAQAATQPLQSWASSPNSFILSPPPNAEHLFFLYQASCLSALQGSASQSTSAEQPAAASSLVPPTVESCFSDAASGLSDGNDGSSTSGGRHEGRSLKRYQRRSVRSRSRHDKGTKAKLNVISISNAGDRVAECQLETHNRKMVTFRFDLDGDNPEEIAQIMVIYFSF, via the exons ATGCTGAAGGGCCTCCAACATCCCAACATTGTCCGCTTTTACGACTCCTGGGAGGGACCCTCCAAGGGCAAGAAGTGCATTGTTCTGGTTACTGAACTCATGACTTCTGGAACACTCAAAAC TTATTTGAAGAGGTTCAAGGTGATGAAGATTAAAGTGCTGAGAAGCTGGTGTCGACAGATCCTCAAGGGGCTCCACTTCCTTCATACTCGTGCACCTCCCATCATTCACCGTGACTTGAAGTGTGACAACATTTTCATCACGGGCCCAACGGGATCTGTAAAGATTGGAGACCTTGGACTGGCAACACTGAAGCGTGCATCTTTTGCCAAGAGTGTTATAG GTACCCCTGAGTTCATGGCGCCTGAGATGTATGAGGAGAAGTACGACGAGTCAGTGGATGTGTATGCCTTTGGAATGTGCATGCTGGAGATGGCCACCTCAGAGTACCCTTACTCAGAGTGCCAGAATGCTGCACAGATCTACCGCAGAGTGACCAGG GGGGTGAAGCCGGGCAGCTTTGACAAAGTGGCCATTCCTGAGGTCAAGGAGATCATCGAGGGATGCATTCGCCAGAACAAGGATGAGAG GTACTCAATCAAGGACCTCCTGAATCATGCCTTCTTCCAGGAAGACACAGGTGTGCGTGTGGAGCTGGCTGAAGAGGATGATGGCGAGATGGAAGCAATTAAGTTGTGGCTTAGAATTGAGGACATCAAGAAGTTAAAGGGAAAGTACAAAGACAATGAAGCGATTGAGTTTTCCTTTGACCTTTGCAAGGACGTCCCGGATGATGTGGCTCAGGAAATG GTTGAGTCCGGGTATGTATGCGAAGGTGACCACAAGACTATTGCAAAGGCCATCAAGGACAGAGTGTCTCTCATAAGTCACAAGAGAGCACAAAGACAGCAG GTCAGAGAAGATCAGGAGACGAGAAGTATTGAAGAAGAACAAATGTGTCAGATACAAACAGCTCAGCAACCCAGCCACCCACCAAGCAAAGACTTGCCTCTCTCCCAGTCGGTGCCAGCTGCCCATGTTCCTCCTCCGCAAGCCACCCAACACAGCACACCCATGCCAGCTCCGACAGCATCCCAGCAGAACCTTCCCAGTGCTACCTACAACACTTCTCAACCCACCCAGCTGATGGGCTTGACACAGGGGGTCTCTTATGTCCCCCAGTCGACTGGGCCAGTCTCAATTCAGAGTCAGAGTATGGCCACCAGTCAGCCGGAGTCAGAGGAGCCTGAAGCTGACCAACATCAGCACAGTGGCGGAG TGGCACACATAGGCGACAGACCAACTGGTTCCTCTGTCCTCGCTGCCGAAGCTCAGCCTGCTCAGCCCGGATTGTCGTCCTGCGCTCCCCCCACTCAACAGCTTCAGCCCCAAGTGCCATGCCCGCAGACACAAAATGACCAAATGCAGCAGCAGCACCATGTGTCAGTG GTTCAACCTCAGATGCCAGGTATCCAAGCTGATCTTGTCCCCACTCTTCAAAGCAGCCAGTCTGTCCCAGTGGCACCACAGCAG TATGGAGTATACTACCAACCATCACTACCCCGTAAG ATTCCCACCCAACAAGTGATGATGCCTCAATCTTCTCAGTCGTCCCCTCCGCCAccgctgcagcagcagcagccagaGAACAACTCTGTCATTCAAAGCTCCGCGTTAACACAGGCACAGGCTGCAACTCAACCGTTACAG TCTTGGGCCAGTAGTCCAAATTCTTTTATCCTGTCTCCGCCACCCAATGCAGAGCATCTATTCTTCCTCTATCAGGCATCTTGTCTCTCTGCCCTGCAG GGCTCTGCCTCTCAGTCAACATCAGCTGAGCAGCCAGCAGCGGCCTCCTCTCTCGTTCCGCCGACTGTGGAAAG CTGTTTTTCAGATGCAGCTTCAGGTCTAAGTGACGGCAATGATGGCTCTTCAACATCAGGAGGCCGCCACGAGGGCCGCTCACTGAAGCGGTACCAGCGACGGTCCGTCCGCAGCCGCTCTCGGCATGACAAGGGCACCAAGGCCAAACTGAATGTTATAAGT atctCAAATGCAGGAGACAGAGTGGCAGAGTGCCAGCTGGAAACGCACAACAGGAAAATGGTGACTTTCAGATTTGATCTTGATGGCGATAATCCAGAGGAGATTGCACAGATAATGgtaatttatttttccttttaa
- the LOC144011761 gene encoding serine/threonine-protein kinase WNK1-like isoform X2 gives MLKGLQHPNIVRFYDSWEGPSKGKKCIVLVTELMTSGTLKTYLKRFKVMKIKVLRSWCRQILKGLHFLHTRAPPIIHRDLKCDNIFITGPTGSVKIGDLGLATLKRASFAKSVIGTPEFMAPEMYEEKYDESVDVYAFGMCMLEMATSEYPYSECQNAAQIYRRVTRGVKPGSFDKVAIPEVKEIIEGCIRQNKDERYSIKDLLNHAFFQEDTGVRVELAEEDDGEMEAIKLWLRIEDIKKLKGKYKDNEAIEFSFDLCKDVPDDVAQEMVESGYVCEGDHKTIAKAIKDRVSLISHKRAQRQQVREDQETRSIEEEQMCQIQTAQQPSHPPSKDLPLSQSVPAAHVPPPQATQHSTPMPAPTASQQNLPSATYNTSQPTQLMGLTQGVSYVPQSTGPVSIQSQSMATSQPESEEPEADQHQHSGGVAHIGDRPTGSSVLAAEAQPAQPGLSSCAPPTQQLQPQVPCPQTQNDQMQQQHHVSVVQPQMPGIQADLVPTLQSSQSVPVAPQQIPTQQVMMPQSSQSSPPPPLQQQQPENNSVIQSSALTQAQAATQPLQSWASSPNSFILSPPPNAEHLFFLYQASCLSALQGSASQSTSAEQPAAASSLVPPTVESCFSDAASGLSDGNDGSSTSGGRHEGRSLKRYQRRSVRSRSRHDKGTKAKLNVISISNAGDRVAECQLETHNRKMVTFRFDLDGDNPEEIAQIMVIYFSF, from the exons ATGCTGAAGGGCCTCCAACATCCCAACATTGTCCGCTTTTACGACTCCTGGGAGGGACCCTCCAAGGGCAAGAAGTGCATTGTTCTGGTTACTGAACTCATGACTTCTGGAACACTCAAAAC TTATTTGAAGAGGTTCAAGGTGATGAAGATTAAAGTGCTGAGAAGCTGGTGTCGACAGATCCTCAAGGGGCTCCACTTCCTTCATACTCGTGCACCTCCCATCATTCACCGTGACTTGAAGTGTGACAACATTTTCATCACGGGCCCAACGGGATCTGTAAAGATTGGAGACCTTGGACTGGCAACACTGAAGCGTGCATCTTTTGCCAAGAGTGTTATAG GTACCCCTGAGTTCATGGCGCCTGAGATGTATGAGGAGAAGTACGACGAGTCAGTGGATGTGTATGCCTTTGGAATGTGCATGCTGGAGATGGCCACCTCAGAGTACCCTTACTCAGAGTGCCAGAATGCTGCACAGATCTACCGCAGAGTGACCAGG GGGGTGAAGCCGGGCAGCTTTGACAAAGTGGCCATTCCTGAGGTCAAGGAGATCATCGAGGGATGCATTCGCCAGAACAAGGATGAGAG GTACTCAATCAAGGACCTCCTGAATCATGCCTTCTTCCAGGAAGACACAGGTGTGCGTGTGGAGCTGGCTGAAGAGGATGATGGCGAGATGGAAGCAATTAAGTTGTGGCTTAGAATTGAGGACATCAAGAAGTTAAAGGGAAAGTACAAAGACAATGAAGCGATTGAGTTTTCCTTTGACCTTTGCAAGGACGTCCCGGATGATGTGGCTCAGGAAATG GTTGAGTCCGGGTATGTATGCGAAGGTGACCACAAGACTATTGCAAAGGCCATCAAGGACAGAGTGTCTCTCATAAGTCACAAGAGAGCACAAAGACAGCAG GTCAGAGAAGATCAGGAGACGAGAAGTATTGAAGAAGAACAAATGTGTCAGATACAAACAGCTCAGCAACCCAGCCACCCACCAAGCAAAGACTTGCCTCTCTCCCAGTCGGTGCCAGCTGCCCATGTTCCTCCTCCGCAAGCCACCCAACACAGCACACCCATGCCAGCTCCGACAGCATCCCAGCAGAACCTTCCCAGTGCTACCTACAACACTTCTCAACCCACCCAGCTGATGGGCTTGACACAGGGGGTCTCTTATGTCCCCCAGTCGACTGGGCCAGTCTCAATTCAGAGTCAGAGTATGGCCACCAGTCAGCCGGAGTCAGAGGAGCCTGAAGCTGACCAACATCAGCACAGTGGCGGAG TGGCACACATAGGCGACAGACCAACTGGTTCCTCTGTCCTCGCTGCCGAAGCTCAGCCTGCTCAGCCCGGATTGTCGTCCTGCGCTCCCCCCACTCAACAGCTTCAGCCCCAAGTGCCATGCCCGCAGACACAAAATGACCAAATGCAGCAGCAGCACCATGTGTCAGTG GTTCAACCTCAGATGCCAGGTATCCAAGCTGATCTTGTCCCCACTCTTCAAAGCAGCCAGTCTGTCCCAGTGGCACCACAGCAG ATTCCCACCCAACAAGTGATGATGCCTCAATCTTCTCAGTCGTCCCCTCCGCCAccgctgcagcagcagcagccagaGAACAACTCTGTCATTCAAAGCTCCGCGTTAACACAGGCACAGGCTGCAACTCAACCGTTACAG TCTTGGGCCAGTAGTCCAAATTCTTTTATCCTGTCTCCGCCACCCAATGCAGAGCATCTATTCTTCCTCTATCAGGCATCTTGTCTCTCTGCCCTGCAG GGCTCTGCCTCTCAGTCAACATCAGCTGAGCAGCCAGCAGCGGCCTCCTCTCTCGTTCCGCCGACTGTGGAAAG CTGTTTTTCAGATGCAGCTTCAGGTCTAAGTGACGGCAATGATGGCTCTTCAACATCAGGAGGCCGCCACGAGGGCCGCTCACTGAAGCGGTACCAGCGACGGTCCGTCCGCAGCCGCTCTCGGCATGACAAGGGCACCAAGGCCAAACTGAATGTTATAAGT atctCAAATGCAGGAGACAGAGTGGCAGAGTGCCAGCTGGAAACGCACAACAGGAAAATGGTGACTTTCAGATTTGATCTTGATGGCGATAATCCAGAGGAGATTGCACAGATAATGgtaatttatttttccttttaa